The nucleotide window GATAGAGCCAGCCCACGTCGCCGGGGGGATCGACCTGGTACTTGTACATGCGCGCCAGGCCTGCCTCGGTGATGATGACCCGGTAGTCGCGGCCCTGTGTCTCAGCCAGGCGTCTGACGATCGGGCCGTATGTGCCGGCGCTGGAGGCGGCATCGGGGTGCAACTCTTGACTGAGCGCCGGCCAGCCGTATTCGTGGAAACCCAGATAGGTGTAGGTGCTGAGGCTGAGGGGGAAGAAGTCTGAGTAGTGCTCGGCCGCGCCGAAGTTGCCGGCGGCGAAGTTGAAGGCCACGGCTTCGACGCCCTGCTCCATCAGCTTGTTGCGAAAGCCAAACTGGAACCTGTCATAGGCGCGGAGCCGGGCCTCTACGCCGGCGCGGTCGTCACGATATTCCTTCGATGCCGGCCCGGGCACGCACTCGTTCAGGCTCATCCAGGCATCGACCAGGCGGCGCCCTCCCTCAGCGCGCTGGGCCAGCCTGAAGTTGTCCTCCAGGATATGCTCGGCGAAAAAGCGGCCGTGGGCTTCAGGGTCGCCTTCGGTCAGCCAGCCTTTGACCAGATCGGCGACCGGCGTTTGCTTGCCGTCGATGCGCACATAGTCCATGCGGCCGATGACGAAGCTGTCGGGGGATCGGAAGCGGCGGATTTCCTCCAGCAAGCCTTGATCCCAGGCGTGCATCAGGATGACGGGCGGTTTGATGGCCGTGATCCGATCATGCACGCCCTTGCTGACCTGGATGTAGAAGCCGAGTTTGTTGCGATTCATGAGAAATCCTCTCCTGTGGATAGCAAGGATCGTTCACATTACCTCAAACACGTAGGCTGTCTTGGTCGAACCGAACTGAGCCAGCCAGCCAGCCTGGTTTTGCACATCGCGGAAGAGGCGGTTGGCGCCGGCGACCACGGTAGGCGGGAACTTCTCCAACTCATCGGCGTCCTTCTGGCTGTTGGCGTCGAAGCCAAACGAGAACTCGGTCACCAGCGGATAGTCGTTCTCGTCCGGCCGCAGATACCAGTGGTTGAGCGCCACCTTGACCACGAATTCCGGCAGCTCGGCGGCCCCGCGTTCGGTCGGCATCTTGTCCAGCTTGAGCTTGCCGATGAAGTGCGCCACCTCGTGCGCCCGGAAGCCGTTGACCACCCGCAGCATCGCCCGGTCGGGGATGTCATAGGCGGCAAGGCCGGGAAACAAGGCGATGGCATCGCCCATCGTCAGGATCGAAGGCGGCTCTTTGCTCTTGAACGACACCGAGTAAGAAAACTTGCTGACGAACGGGGGAACGACATCTTCCTCGAACTTCAGATCGTCATCATCAACCTTTTCGGTGCAGCGCACATCGCTGCCGGCGGCGGTGTAGCGGTCGGGAGCGCGGAACTTGAGTGTGACTTTGAAAGGCTTCTTGGCCTCTGGCTCTTCGCGCAGGCGCAGGACGACGTTGGCGCGCTGCAGTTCAAAGCCGGCAGTATCCAGGAACCAGGTGCTGCGCCGCTTCTCGACGTTCTTCTCAGGGTCTTCGGCATCGGGGATGACCTCGTTGCCCTGATTTTCGGTCAGAAAAGCCAAGAGCTTCCAGAACAGGCCGGCGCCAGCCTGGCGGTCGCGGAAGCGTTCAGTGTTGAGCATGAGTTTGTATTCGCGCGAGGTGATGGGACGGTTGGTAGGGGTCATGGGTGCCTCCTGAGATTGGGTCGAAGAGAAAACGGTTCGATCTGCTTTGTCACTGTGCGTTCTCCGGCGACTCGATGGCGACGGCTTTGTCGCGCCCGCCGGCGCAGGTGCGGTAGGTGTTGATGGTCATGGGTCGGCCTCGTCTTCTGTGTGCGCCGGCCGCGCCGCGTTGTTGACCGCGGTGGTGCGTTGGGGGATGCCGGCGGTGTAGGCGTCGATGCCGATGAGGATAGCGAGGGGGTGGGTGAAGTCGGTCATCGCGCGTTATGCCTCCTCCGCAAGGTTGCGCAGGTAGCGCGCCCGGTCATCGCGGTTGTTGGCGAAGGCGAGGAAGAGGATAGGGCGAGTGGTGATAATCATGGATTCCCTTACGATAGCGTAAAGATCATTGTTGCATATCCAGCCCATACTGACGCCTCTCCTCCGGCGTCAAGAGGGGCGGATCGCGCTGGATCAGGCGGGCGGCTTCAGCCAACAGATCGTCGATGTCAGCAATCCAGACGCGAACCGTCCCATCATCGCCCTTAGTGATGACGAACTGGCCGTCGGGGCTGTAGGCCCCCACGCCGAATGTCCCGCCCGGGAGTTGACGGATTTCTCGGCCCGTGGCGACATCCCAAATACGAGTGTTTGCAGCTGTACACCTGCTCCGAGTATCTCTGTTGTCGCACCCTGAGGTAACGATCTGTTTTCCATCGGGACTGTAGATCGCCGACCAGACACTGTCGATATGACCGTTGAGTCGGCGGACTTCCTGCCCTCTTCTCGAATCCCAAATGCGAACAGTTCCATCTTGGCCGGTGGTGACGATCTGCCGACCATCGGGGCTGTAAGCCGCCGAATGGCCGCTAATCTCATACACAATATCCCCTGTCCTCGCATCCCGGATGTACGTCCCCCCCATATCGGCGGTGACGATATGCATACTGTCGGAACTATAGGCTAGGAATTCGTCTATAAACTTAAGACTGTAAAGCTTCTGTGTCGTCGGCACATGCCAAAAGCTGACCGTGTAGAAATCGTCATCCTTGGTGACAACGAATTTGCCGTCAGGACTAAAGGTCGCGCTACTGTATCCGTCGATCCGGTCTGTAAACTGGCCTACTTCAAGTCCGGTTGCGGCGTCCCAAAGGCGGGCTGAAGGTTCTGGGCATAGACTGTTCTCGTCATCTTTGCGGGAGCATCCGACGGTGACGATCTGCTTGCCGTTGGGACTGTAGGCCACCGAATTGACCGAGCCGGTGTGGGCGTTTAGCGTACGCACCGTCTCACCCGTTATTGTGTCCCAGATGCGCGCAGTTCCGTCGACTCTCGCAGTGATGATGAACCGACCGTCGGGACTGTAGGCTGCTGAAGTGATCTCAGGGATGAGGTCGCCGGGGGTACGCATTTCCGTGCTCGTTCGGGTGTTCCATATGCGAGCCGTCCCATCGGCATTCGCAGTGACAATGAACTGACCATCGGGACTGTAGGCAACCGAATTGATGTACTCGGCGTTTGTGCCCAGCGTTCGCATTTCTTCGCCCGTGCTCGCATTCCAGACACGCGCTGTTTTGTCATCGCCGGCAGTGACAATAAACTGACCATCGGGACTATAGACCACCGCATTAACAGGGCCGGCGTGTGTGCCTAGCGTCCGCACTTCTCCGCCCATGCTCGCATTCCAGACACGCGCCGTTCTGTCATCGCTAGCAGTGACAATGGATTGGCCGTCTGGGCTGTAGGCAACCGAGTTGACAGGGCCAGCATGGGGACCCAAGGTGCGCACCTCCTCACCCGTGCTCGCATTCCAGACACGCGCCGTTCTGTCATCGCTAGCAGTGATAATGGATTGGCCGTTTGGGCTGTAGGCAACCGAGTTGACGGGGCCAGTATGGGTACCCAAGGTGCGCACCTCCTCGCCCGTGCTCGCATTCCAGACACGCGCCGTTTTGTCATCACTGGCAGTGACAATGAACTGACCATCGGGACTGTAGACTGCCTCATTCACGGCAGCAGTGTGTTTGCTGAGTTGACTGAGTTTCTGGCCTGTGGTTGCGTCCCAGATGCGGGCGATACCGTCGTTACCGGCGGTTACGATCTTCGAGTCATCGGGGCTGTAGGCAGCTGAATTGACAGGGCCCGCGTGACCAAGCAGTTGGCGCACTTCTTGCCCGGTGATCGCATCCCACACGCGGGCCATGGCGTCGCCTTCCGCAGTGACGATTTGCGTGCCATTGTGGCTGTAGACCGCTGAGTTGAAGTCGGCGTAGGCACTGCTGAGTACGCGCAGTTCTTGCCCCGTTCTTGCGTCCCAGATGCGCGCGGTCCGATCCTCACTGGCGGTAACAATGAACTGACCATCGGGACTGTAGATCGCCGACCAGACACTGTTTTCATGACCGTTGAGTTGGTGGATCTCCTTCCCTGTAGCCGCGACCCAGATGCGGGCCTCACGTTCTTCATGGGCGGTAACAATGTATTGGCCGTCAGGGCTGTAGGTCGCCGACAATACCCAGTCGAAATGTCCTTCGGTGTGGCCGCCAAGAGAGCGCACCGGCTCGCCACTCTCCGCCCCCCAAATGATTGCTGTGCCGTCGTAATGGGCGGTGACTACGAATTGACCGTCGGGGCTGTAGGCAGCCGAAGTGACGGGGTCAACGGGGTTAATGTCGCCGAGAGAGCGCACATTTCTACCACTCCCCGCATCCCAAATAATAGCTGTGCCATCACTGCTGGCAGTGACAACGTTTCGACCGTCAGGGCTATAGGCAGCCGAACTGACAGAATCAGTGTGACTGCGTAGGATGCGCACTTGCTTGCCCGTCCTCGCATTCCAGATGCGAGCCGTCCCATCCCCGCTCGCGGTGACGATCTGGCTGCCATCGGGGCTGTAGGCCGCCGAATTGACCGAGTGGGTGTGACCGCGGAGTTGGCCGACCTCCTGCCCGGTGGCTGCGTCCCAGATGCGCGCGGTGCCGTCCGCACTGGCCGTAACGATCTGTGAGCCGTCAGGGCTGTAGGCAGCCCAATTGACACCCTCAGTATGACCACGGAGTTGGCGAACCTCCTGTCCTGTGGTCACATCCCAGATGCGTGCTGTTTGGTCGGCGCTGGCGGTGACGATGAACCGACCGTTAGGGCTGTATTTCGCCGAACTGACGCCGCTGCCGTGTCGGTGGCGGGGAAGTGTCATGTTGTAGGGAGGTGCAGCATCGATAGCAGCTCTCAGGGTGGCATCTGCATTGACTGTGGCGGCGTGGTCTGTTGTCCAGGTAGTCAGCACAGCCTCACGGGCCAGTATGAGAGCCAGGCTACCGGAGGTGTCTGTCTTGGTTGCCAATTCTCTTTGGGCTTGAGCGGTGAGTTCGCCTGCTTCAGAGCGACGCGCCTCACGCTCTGCCTCAGCCTGCTTCAAAATGGCCTGATTGGCCTGATAAAAGGCGAACGACGCAAGACCTGCCAGAGCGATCATCACCACCGCCGCGATACCGATAATGCGCCGGATGGTGCTACCACGACGAGAAACGCTTGCTTGCGCGAAGGAGAGTTCCGGGCCATTCAGCCATTTCGTATCCACTGGTGCCGTTGTCTTTGGCCACAACACCTGCCGCGCCCAGCGGAAGCGCCCCCGCAACCCCCGCTGTTTCCCACCCGCCGGCCATAAGGTCTCCTCCACCTGCGGCAGGCGGGGATCGTCGTTCCACAGCAGTCCGGACTTGGCTTCCGGTGCCGCCTTGCTCCATTCGCCGGCCGCCTGCGCCAGCCGGCGCTGCAAGGGCAGGTACTCCTCCGCCTCCTGCTTCCAGCGCAGCAGCTTGTCCCAGGCCAGCACCAGGGCGTCGTGCGCCGGCTCGACATAGGCCTCGCCTTTTGTGCCGTTGGGGACTTGCCCTGAGCCTGGCGAAGGGTCAGAGGTGCCGCGCACCAGCAGGCGGGCGTCCACCAGCCGGTCGAGGACGGTCTGGACGCGGGCGTTCTCCTCGGCGGTCGGGTAGTCCAGTTCGCTTAGCGCCACCCGCCGCCGCGCCAGCTCGCCCCCCTCCACCGCTACCATGCGCAGCATGACCTGCTGCATAGTCAGACGGTGGGCGTCGTCGGGCAGCCCGCCGTACTCCTCGGTGGCCCGGTTGCGCAGCGACCCGACCACGCCGCCCAAGGCCCGGTAATCCTCGCCGGACAGCGCCCGGTCGTCGCGGCCGCTGCGAACGTACTTGACGTACAGCTCGCTGAGGGTGAAGGAGAGCAGGGGCAGTGCGCCGGGGGTCTGGATCACTTCCTTGATCAGGTCATCCACCAGCTCCGGCGGGTCGAAGTAGAGCACGCGCACCGAGGCCGGCCCCTCGATCACCTGGCGCAGGTCTTCGATGTCCATGGGCGGGACGACGTAGCGGCCCGCCTGCCACATCTCGGCCAGCGGCGAGTCCTTCTGCGTGAACTGCGGCTCGAAGTCAGTGCGCAGGGTGAGGATCAGGCGGAAGGCGTCGGGCTGGGCTTGGACGGCATTCGCCAGCAGGCGCAGGAAGCGGTCGCGCTCGCCGTCGTCGCGGCAGAGGGTGGCCAGCTCCTCGAACTGGTCGATGGTCAGCACCAGGCGCTGGCCGGGATGGGACTCTGCCCAACGAGCGATGGCGTCCGACAGACCTGTCAGGTCTTGAAGGCCTGACAGGTCTTCGCCCAGTTCGGCCATCAGCAGCGCCGCCAGCGCCTGCAGCGGCTTGTCGGTGGGGCGCATGGGTGGGAGGACGCGATAAGATGTGTTCGCGGTAGCGGCAGGTTCGCTGTTCTCACTTCCTGCTTGAGTCGCTGTTGGGGGCGCGGGACGACTGAAGTCGTCACTACGGTTGTCACTACGAGCGTCACTACGAACCTCAAGCCGCGGCAGCAGCCCCGCCTTGACCAACGACGATTTGCCCGTCCCTGACGCGCCCAGGACCGCAAGAAAAGGAGCGGCGTCCACGCGCTGCACCAACACTTTGATCTCGTCATCACGGCCGAAGAAAAGCGGCGCGTGTTTCTGATCGTAGGATTTCAGGCCGCGGTAGGGGTTGGCCTCCGCGGTCAGGTCGGGCGCAGGGGGCAGGTTGAGGGGATGGCCGGGGGCCAGAAAGATGAACTCGCCCTTGCGGTGCTTGTTCAGCGGCCAGAGGCCGGGGGTCTGCTCATGGCTGGCCTTGGCTTCGGCCTGGACCTCCACCTGTTCGCGCAGATACAGGTAGAGCTCGGTGGCGGTGATAACGCCGTCGCCCTGGCCCTTTGGCACCAGGTCGGCGTCGCCCTTCTCCAGGGCGTCGATCAGCGCCTGGGCGAAAGGAGAGTGGGGCGTGCCGTCGCTCTCGCGTACGCCAATGGTCTTGCCGTCCAGCACATCCAGCGCCTTCTGGTCGTAGGCGGCGGAAGTGAGCACCTGCCAGGCCGGGGAGAGCAGATAGCGGTCGTAGCGCTCCTTGTGGATGACATCGGGCAGGGCGCCCAGGTGGCGGGTGGCGGCCCAGCGGAAGGCGCCGGCGAAGCAGCAGTCGAGGATGGCGAGCATGTGCCGGCAGGGGAGGTCGGTCAGCCAGGCGTGCAGGTCGGTCATGGCGAGCATGGAGGCCGAATCGCCGGGCCTGGCGTCCTGGGGCACCAGGTAGCCGCGGGGGCCATCGTCGCCGTCCAGGGCCACGCCGTGGCCGGCGAAGTAGACCAACAGCCGATCGTCCTCGCCCAGGCGGGCCTTGAGTTCGTCCTCGAAAAGGGCGCGCAACCGTTCCCGCGTCACCGGCTGGCCGGTGGCGGGATGGGTGAGCAAGACGGTCTCGTAACCGTGCTCGCCGGCCAGCAGGCTGGCCAGCCGCGCGGCGTCGTTGACGGCGGTGGTCAGCCGCGGGATGCCGCCGGTGTAGGCGTCGATGCCGATGACGACGGCCAGGTTGCGGTTGAAGCCGGCTTGCATGTCGTCATTAGCAGAGTTCAGGGATACCAGCCGCACGTTGCGGGTCGTGGCCTCGTCAGTCATCGGGATTCCTCCGCATGATCGAGTTGTGTTGAGGTGGATGTCGGCGCAGGCCATTGATCGCAGATCTTTCCAGGAGCAGTCGCAGGGAAATAAAACTGCCATTCCTTCGCAGTCAGGTTTCGCCCGGCGATCGCGCAGGCCTGCTTCACCCGCAAATCCGGCGCTACCGTCCAGAGGGCCAGATGCCCCTCATTTTGCATCGACGCGAGCGTTGCCAGCCATTCACCCTTCGGAGCAACAGCCAGATAGTCATGACTGGCAGTGATCCCACGAAGTGCGATAGGCCTGGCATGGGCGTGCGCTCTGAGCGCCTCGACATACCATAGCAAGGTGCGGTTTTGGTTTGTCGCGACAAGTAGTTGGTTGTCTGAGCTGAATGCCAGCTCGACAAAAGAGTCTGCCTCTGGTGTAATCTCGGCGAAGGCCCTGGTATTGGGATTCTTGATCAACGCCTGCGGTTTCCACAGGCGGATGGCGTTGCTGCTGCCGATGGCAAACCAGTTGCCGTCTGAGCTGAAGCTCACCGCGCTGACCAGCGCGCCAAAGGGGACCGTGATGGGTACAGCGACCGTAGACCGTGTTACCAAATCATCAATGCTCCATATCCAGGCAGCATTGTCCAAGCTGGCCGCGGCCAGCCGCTGTTCGTCCGGGCTGAAGGAGATCGGCGGTTGAGCCTCGGGGTTAATCCGCCACCTGGCGTGATCCACGATGAAAGGTTGGGGTCTGGTGTTCTGCGTCAGCTCTGCAAAGTTATACAGCAATATGTTGCCATCACTATCAGATACCGCCAGCCAACGCCCCTGCGGACTGAAAGTGATGTTTCGAGCTATTAGCATTCGACCCTCTGTGGTCGGGAGAGGAATCAGGGCATCGGTTGCTTGCCGGCGCGGAACGCTTGGATCTGTGGGCCACAAGCCGAATGCGCCATCGGCGCCACCCGAGGCGAGCCAGACGCCATCCGGGCTGAAGGCTACTGACATGACCATCCGGCCTCCGCTGTGTTCTCCTACGATGGTGGGTTCGGC belongs to Caldilineales bacterium and includes:
- a CDS encoding caspase family protein, whose amino-acid sequence is MTDEATTRNVRLVSLNSANDDMQAGFNRNLAVVIGIDAYTGGIPRLTTAVNDAARLASLLAGEHGYETVLLTHPATGQPVTRERLRALFEDELKARLGEDDRLLVYFAGHGVALDGDDGPRGYLVPQDARPGDSASMLAMTDLHAWLTDLPCRHMLAILDCCFAGAFRWAATRHLGALPDVIHKERYDRYLLSPAWQVLTSAAYDQKALDVLDGKTIGVRESDGTPHSPFAQALIDALEKGDADLVPKGQGDGVITATELYLYLREQVEVQAEAKASHEQTPGLWPLNKHRKGEFIFLAPGHPLNLPPAPDLTAEANPYRGLKSYDQKHAPLFFGRDDEIKVLVQRVDAAPFLAVLGASGTGKSSLVKAGLLPRLEVRSDARSDNRSDDFSRPAPPTATQAGSENSEPAATANTSYRVLPPMRPTDKPLQALAALLMAELGEDLSGLQDLTGLSDAIARWAESHPGQRLVLTIDQFEELATLCRDDGERDRFLRLLANAVQAQPDAFRLILTLRTDFEPQFTQKDSPLAEMWQAGRYVVPPMDIEDLRQVIEGPASVRVLYFDPPELVDDLIKEVIQTPGALPLLSFTLSELYVKYVRSGRDDRALSGEDYRALGGVVGSLRNRATEEYGGLPDDAHRLTMQQVMLRMVAVEGGELARRRVALSELDYPTAEENARVQTVLDRLVDARLLVRGTSDPSPGSGQVPNGTKGEAYVEPAHDALVLAWDKLLRWKQEAEEYLPLQRRLAQAAGEWSKAAPEAKSGLLWNDDPRLPQVEETLWPAGGKQRGLRGRFRWARQVLWPKTTAPVDTKWLNGPELSFAQASVSRRGSTIRRIIGIAAVVMIALAGLASFAFYQANQAILKQAEAEREARRSEAGELTAQAQRELATKTDTSGSLALILAREAVLTTWTTDHAATVNADATLRAAIDAAPPYNMTLPRHRHGSGVSSAKYSPNGRFIVTASADQTARIWDVTTGQEVRQLRGHTEGVNWAAYSPDGSQIVTASADGTARIWDAATGQEVGQLRGHTHSVNSAAYSPDGSQIVTASGDGTARIWNARTGKQVRILRSHTDSVSSAAYSPDGRNVVTASSDGTAIIWDAGSGRNVRSLGDINPVDPVTSAAYSPDGQFVVTAHYDGTAIIWGAESGEPVRSLGGHTEGHFDWVLSATYSPDGQYIVTAHEEREARIWVAATGKEIHQLNGHENSVWSAIYSPDGQFIVTASEDRTARIWDARTGQELRVLSSAYADFNSAVYSHNGTQIVTAEGDAMARVWDAITGQEVRQLLGHAGPVNSAAYSPDDSKIVTAGNDGIARIWDATTGQKLSQLSKHTAAVNEAVYSPDGQFIVTASDDKTARVWNASTGEEVRTLGTHTGPVNSVAYSPNGQSIITASDDRTARVWNASTGEEVRTLGPHAGPVNSVAYSPDGQSIVTASDDRTARVWNASMGGEVRTLGTHAGPVNAVVYSPDGQFIVTAGDDKTARVWNASTGEEMRTLGTNAEYINSVAYSPDGQFIVTANADGTARIWNTRTSTEMRTPGDLIPEITSAAYSPDGRFIITARVDGTARIWDTITGETVRTLNAHTGSVNSVAYSPNGKQIVTVGCSRKDDENSLCPEPSARLWDAATGLEVGQFTDRIDGYSSATFSPDGKFVVTKDDDFYTVSFWHVPTTQKLYSLKFIDEFLAYSSDSMHIVTADMGGTYIRDARTGDIVYEISGHSAAYSPDGRQIVTTGQDGTVRIWDSRRGQEVRRLNGHIDSVWSAIYSPDGKQIVTSGCDNRDTRSRCTAANTRIWDVATGREIRQLPGGTFGVGAYSPDGQFVITKGDDGTVRVWIADIDDLLAEAARLIQRDPPLLTPEERRQYGLDMQQ